A section of the Corvus hawaiiensis isolate bCorHaw1 chromosome 14, bCorHaw1.pri.cur, whole genome shotgun sequence genome encodes:
- the LOC125333110 gene encoding SLAIN motif-containing protein-like isoform X1, translating to MVVPGNAPLIQQDPALEPALGRDAPEHSAMGPGTEPEEDVGPEVRKLRELVRRLELDNQHARSRSSRSMLGTNVPGDIRAGVDNHEPGLNGMEINNSINAIADKQELQIMAGLHSQLSKMRQEEGENNCFKRALDAQVQYSCNSAPEEVSPDGGQGPGEGRCPSPVDPSDSSELLGSLLMAGMHAPAGIHEQNPSEKRAELEGLPSNADLDEVKVLELENCPEEEDCWLYVSPRKSMDEKTASPLKWCRQVLDNPSPEIEAACRTLINRLDQASRWKNLYCSPLASPSAHNLNSEAGSCSNALNSPGHLKSTNKALLTCGSSGYLSMHSALSSQSSVDSELSTSDDSISMGYKLQDLTDVQVMARLQEESLRQDCASSSASVSRRSSSASLHSLRRGTYSDQEFDTYSLEDEDDCDCSLSFRSAHRYSPSPLSSPRCQSPSAAADLGRASASRLRAPRRAVQSPMQERLKYANSEEELRHSMPNLARSSLRALEAVRSSRSLESDLQVPSSRIPRTQQRSAGLTPSKLRYSSGAGQSPLTGRQPGKAASGSSSLLSGRQVGKPCSYTAPVPGVRKPQLHTGSPSSSCTSRSTTMVTVAKGSALKARPAAGGVAAPKGKATPPSRRFLQAAQTPQAPEDDSWKDGCY from the exons ATGGTGGTGCCCGGGAATGCCCCGCTCATCCAGCAGGATCCCGCTCTGGAGCCTGCCCTAGGCAGAGACGCCCCCGAGCACTCGGCCATGGGCCCCGGCACGGAGCCGGAGGAGGACGTGGGCCCGGAGGTGCGGAAGCTGCGGGAGCTGGtcaggaggctggagctggacaaTCAGCAcgccaggagcaggagcagcaggagcatgCTGGGGACAAATGTGCCGGGGGACATCCGTGCCGGGGTGGATAACCACGAGCCCGGCCTCAACGGGATGGAGATCAACAACAGCATCAACGCCATCGCCGacaagcaggagctgcagatcATGGCGGGCCTGCACAGCCAGCTGAGCAAAatgaggcaggaggaaggagagaacaACTGCTTCAAAAGAGCCCTCGATGCCCAGGTGCAATACAGCTGCAACAGTGCCCCCGAGGAGGTGTCTCCCGACGGGGGGCAGGGCCCTGGCGAGGGCCGGTGTCCCTCACCTGTGGATCCAAGTGACAGCtcggagctgctgggcagcctgctcatggcagggatGCACGCCCCAGCTGGAATCCATGAACAGAATCCCAGTGAAAAGCGTGCAGAGCTAGAGGGGCTTCCGAGTAACGCGGATCTGGATGAAGTCAAAGTGTTAGAACTGGAAAATTGCCCCGAAGAGGAGGATTGCTG GCTCTATGTGTCTCCAAGGAAATCCATGGATGAGAAAACAGCCTCTCCTCTGAAATGGTGCCGGCAGGTGCTGGATAATCCCAGCCCCGAGATTGAGGCTGCCTGCAGGACCCTCATCAACAGGCTGGACCAAG CCAGTAGATGGAAAAACCTGTATTGCAGCCCCCTGGCATCTCCCAGCGCACATAACTTGAATTCCGAGGCAGGCTCCTGTAGCAATGCACTAAACTCTCCTGGGCACCTCAAATCGACTAACAAAGCACTACTAACCTGTGGCAGCTCAG GGTACCTGAGCATGCACTCGGCCCTGAGCTCCCAGTCCTCGGTGGACAGCGAGCTGAGCACCTCGGACGACTCCATCTCCATGGGGTACAAACTGCAGGACCTCACCGACGTCCAGGTCATGGCACGGCTGCAGGAAGAGA gccTGCGCCAGGACTGCGCCTCCAGCTCAGCCTCGGTGTCCCGGCGCAGCTCCAGCGCGTCCCTGCACTCGCTGCGCCGCGGCACCTACAGCGACCAGGAGTTCGACACCTACAGCCTGGAGGACGAGGACGACTGCGACTGCTCGCTGTCCTTCCGCAGCGCCCACCGCTACTCGCCGTCCCCGCTGAGCTCCCCGCGCTGCCAGTCCCCCTCGGCGGCCGCGGATCTCGGCCGGGCCTCGGCGTCGCGGCTGCGCGCCCCGCGCAGGGCCGTGCAGAGCCCCATGCAGGAGCGCCTCAAGTACGCCAACAGCGAAG AGGAGCTGAGGCACAGCATGCCCAACCTGGCGCGGAGCAGCCTGCGCGCGCTCGAGGCCGTGCGGAGCAGCCGCAGCCTGGAGTCCGACCTGCAGGTGCCCAGCAGCCGCATTCCCAGGACTCAGCAGCGGTCAGCAG GTCTGACTCCCAGCAAGCTCAGGTATTCCTCGGGGGCCGGGCAGTCCCCGCTCACGGGGCGCCAGCCCGGGAAGGCGGCCTCGggaagcagctccctgctgtccGGGAGGCAGGTGGGGAAGCCCTGCAGCTACACGGCTCCTGTGCCCGGGGTCCGGAAGCCGCAGCTCCACACgggctctcccagcagcagttGCACTTCCAGAAGCACCACCATGGTCACTGTGGCCAAAGGCTCTGCCCTGAAAGCACGGCCGGCCGCGGGAGGGGTGGCCGCGCCCAAGGGAAAGGCAACGCCCCCGTCCAGGAG GTTCCTCCAGGCAGCACAGACCCCCCAGGCCCCCGAGGACGACTCCTGGAAGGATGGGTGCTACTGA
- the LOC125333110 gene encoding SLAIN motif-containing protein-like isoform X2, whose amino-acid sequence MVVPGNAPLIQQDPALEPALGRDAPEHSAMGPGTEPEEDVGPEVRKLRELVRRLELDNQHARSRSSRSMLGTNVPGDIRAGVDNHEPGLNGMEINNSINAIADKQELQIMAGLHSQLSKMRQEEGENNCFKRALDAQVQYSCNSAPEEVSPDGGQGPGEGRCPSPVDPSDSSELLGSLLMAGMHAPAGIHEQNPSEKRAELEGLPSNADLDEVKVLELENCPEEEDCWLYVSPRKSMDEKTASPLKWCRQVLDNPSPEIEAACRTLINRLDQGYLSMHSALSSQSSVDSELSTSDDSISMGYKLQDLTDVQVMARLQEESLRQDCASSSASVSRRSSSASLHSLRRGTYSDQEFDTYSLEDEDDCDCSLSFRSAHRYSPSPLSSPRCQSPSAAADLGRASASRLRAPRRAVQSPMQERLKYANSEEELRHSMPNLARSSLRALEAVRSSRSLESDLQVPSSRIPRTQQRSAGLTPSKLRYSSGAGQSPLTGRQPGKAASGSSSLLSGRQVGKPCSYTAPVPGVRKPQLHTGSPSSSCTSRSTTMVTVAKGSALKARPAAGGVAAPKGKATPPSRRFLQAAQTPQAPEDDSWKDGCY is encoded by the exons ATGGTGGTGCCCGGGAATGCCCCGCTCATCCAGCAGGATCCCGCTCTGGAGCCTGCCCTAGGCAGAGACGCCCCCGAGCACTCGGCCATGGGCCCCGGCACGGAGCCGGAGGAGGACGTGGGCCCGGAGGTGCGGAAGCTGCGGGAGCTGGtcaggaggctggagctggacaaTCAGCAcgccaggagcaggagcagcaggagcatgCTGGGGACAAATGTGCCGGGGGACATCCGTGCCGGGGTGGATAACCACGAGCCCGGCCTCAACGGGATGGAGATCAACAACAGCATCAACGCCATCGCCGacaagcaggagctgcagatcATGGCGGGCCTGCACAGCCAGCTGAGCAAAatgaggcaggaggaaggagagaacaACTGCTTCAAAAGAGCCCTCGATGCCCAGGTGCAATACAGCTGCAACAGTGCCCCCGAGGAGGTGTCTCCCGACGGGGGGCAGGGCCCTGGCGAGGGCCGGTGTCCCTCACCTGTGGATCCAAGTGACAGCtcggagctgctgggcagcctgctcatggcagggatGCACGCCCCAGCTGGAATCCATGAACAGAATCCCAGTGAAAAGCGTGCAGAGCTAGAGGGGCTTCCGAGTAACGCGGATCTGGATGAAGTCAAAGTGTTAGAACTGGAAAATTGCCCCGAAGAGGAGGATTGCTG GCTCTATGTGTCTCCAAGGAAATCCATGGATGAGAAAACAGCCTCTCCTCTGAAATGGTGCCGGCAGGTGCTGGATAATCCCAGCCCCGAGATTGAGGCTGCCTGCAGGACCCTCATCAACAGGCTGGACCAAG GGTACCTGAGCATGCACTCGGCCCTGAGCTCCCAGTCCTCGGTGGACAGCGAGCTGAGCACCTCGGACGACTCCATCTCCATGGGGTACAAACTGCAGGACCTCACCGACGTCCAGGTCATGGCACGGCTGCAGGAAGAGA gccTGCGCCAGGACTGCGCCTCCAGCTCAGCCTCGGTGTCCCGGCGCAGCTCCAGCGCGTCCCTGCACTCGCTGCGCCGCGGCACCTACAGCGACCAGGAGTTCGACACCTACAGCCTGGAGGACGAGGACGACTGCGACTGCTCGCTGTCCTTCCGCAGCGCCCACCGCTACTCGCCGTCCCCGCTGAGCTCCCCGCGCTGCCAGTCCCCCTCGGCGGCCGCGGATCTCGGCCGGGCCTCGGCGTCGCGGCTGCGCGCCCCGCGCAGGGCCGTGCAGAGCCCCATGCAGGAGCGCCTCAAGTACGCCAACAGCGAAG AGGAGCTGAGGCACAGCATGCCCAACCTGGCGCGGAGCAGCCTGCGCGCGCTCGAGGCCGTGCGGAGCAGCCGCAGCCTGGAGTCCGACCTGCAGGTGCCCAGCAGCCGCATTCCCAGGACTCAGCAGCGGTCAGCAG GTCTGACTCCCAGCAAGCTCAGGTATTCCTCGGGGGCCGGGCAGTCCCCGCTCACGGGGCGCCAGCCCGGGAAGGCGGCCTCGggaagcagctccctgctgtccGGGAGGCAGGTGGGGAAGCCCTGCAGCTACACGGCTCCTGTGCCCGGGGTCCGGAAGCCGCAGCTCCACACgggctctcccagcagcagttGCACTTCCAGAAGCACCACCATGGTCACTGTGGCCAAAGGCTCTGCCCTGAAAGCACGGCCGGCCGCGGGAGGGGTGGCCGCGCCCAAGGGAAAGGCAACGCCCCCGTCCAGGAG GTTCCTCCAGGCAGCACAGACCCCCCAGGCCCCCGAGGACGACTCCTGGAAGGATGGGTGCTACTGA
- the VAMP7 gene encoding vesicle-associated membrane protein 7 translates to MAILFALVARGTTILAKHAWCGGNFLEVTEQILAKIPSENNKLTYSHGNYLFHYICQDRIIYLCITDDDFERSRAFTFLNEIKKRFQTTYGSRAQTALPYAMNSEFSSVLAAQLKYHSESRGPDQVAETQAQIDELKGIMVRNIDLVAQRGEKLELLIDKTENLVDSSVTFKTTSRNLARAMCMKNLKLTIVIIIVSIVILYIILSAVCGGLAWPSCVQK, encoded by the exons ATGGCCATCCTGTTCGCTCTCGTGGCCAGGGGCACCACCATCCTGGCCAAGCACGCCTGGTGTGGAGGGAACTTCCTGGAGGTGACGGAGCAGATCCTGGCCAAAATCCCGTCCGAGAACAACAAACTGACCTATTCCCATGGCAA ttaccTGTTCCACTACATCTGCCAGGACAGGATCATTTACCTGTGCATCACAGATGAT GACTTTGAGCGCTCCAGAGCCTTCACGTTCCTGAACGAGATCAAGAAGCGCTTCCAGACCACGTACGGCTCCCGCGCGCAGACCGCCCTGCCCTACGCCATGAACAGCGAGTTCTCCTCCGTGCTGGCTGCACAGCTG AAATACCACTCGGAGAGCAGAGGCCCAGACCAGGTGGCAGAGACACAAGCCCAGATTGACGAACTCAAAGGGATCATGGTCCGGAACATCG ACCTCGTGGCACAAAGAGGAgagaagctggagctgctgattGATAAAACAGAGAATCTCGTGGATTCG TCAGTCACTTTCAAAACCACCAGCAGGAACCTTGCCCGAGCCATGTGTATGAAGAACCTCAAGCTCACCATCGTCATCATCATCGTGTCCATT GTGATCCTGTACATCATCCTGTCGGCCGTGTGCGGTGGGctggcctggcccagctgtgTGCAGAAGTaa